A stretch of Parachlamydia sp. AcF125 DNA encodes these proteins:
- a CDS encoding DnaA/Hda family protein: protein MRAWDEFLTLQESEIGIETVHKWLRSLKIVRYDACNLYLQAKDYFQVIWFEEHMRQKASSRLFNNNNKRIKIHIAAAAERSKTTKGKKEKEGTAEIASPKFHLTFDQLDPYCTFDQFVISESNLLALKLLCKITGFDSVSKTFIPPTSDLAAFNPIYLYGKEGTGKTHLLKATADALKKQGLSAIYTRAETFTEHVVSAIRAGEMSTFRQAYRNIDVLLIDDVHVFSRKGATQEELFHTFNALHLSGKQIVLSSHCLPGDLQLIEPRLVSRFEWGIVLPLESLNNKEKQEMLTRKARAFNYPLNPKVAQFLLDTFTSSTKALVRSLEALILRSHLNLKGSSITTNPTPSIIQVKQYLADLIKEEEQTSLTPNKIVQAVAEFYGIRTEDILGKAQSRDCALPRQIAMYLCRNQLKIPYMKIGDLFARDHSTVMSSVKLIHKGIEQDKTDLSGSVSAILKKLKA, encoded by the coding sequence ATGCGTGCTTGGGACGAATTTCTAACACTTCAAGAATCTGAAATAGGAATCGAAACAGTTCATAAGTGGCTGCGTTCACTCAAGATTGTTCGTTATGACGCTTGCAATCTCTACCTGCAAGCAAAAGATTATTTTCAAGTCATTTGGTTTGAAGAGCATATGCGCCAAAAAGCAAGCTCTCGACTATTTAACAACAATAACAAACGGATCAAAATTCACATTGCGGCTGCTGCCGAACGATCGAAAACTACCAAAGGAAAAAAAGAGAAAGAAGGGACAGCAGAAATAGCTTCTCCTAAATTTCACTTAACTTTTGACCAGCTCGACCCTTATTGTACCTTTGACCAATTTGTCATTTCAGAAAGCAATCTCTTGGCTCTTAAGCTCCTTTGCAAAATCACAGGTTTTGATTCCGTTTCCAAAACTTTCATTCCCCCTACTTCTGATCTAGCAGCTTTTAATCCGATTTATCTTTATGGAAAAGAAGGAACTGGCAAGACCCACCTGTTAAAGGCCACCGCGGATGCTCTAAAAAAACAAGGGCTGTCTGCGATTTATACCCGCGCTGAAACATTTACAGAACATGTTGTCAGCGCAATCCGTGCCGGTGAAATGAGTACTTTTAGACAGGCTTATCGGAATATAGATGTGCTTTTAATTGATGACGTGCATGTTTTCTCGCGCAAAGGAGCTACTCAAGAAGAACTGTTCCATACCTTTAACGCACTCCACCTTTCTGGAAAGCAAATTGTATTAAGCTCTCATTGCTTACCGGGGGATTTACAGCTTATTGAGCCACGCCTTGTGAGTCGATTCGAATGGGGAATCGTTTTACCTCTCGAATCTTTAAATAATAAAGAAAAGCAAGAAATGCTTACGCGTAAAGCTCGAGCTTTTAATTATCCCCTTAACCCCAAAGTCGCGCAATTTCTACTAGACACGTTCACAAGCAGCACAAAAGCACTTGTTAGATCTCTTGAAGCCCTCATCCTACGCTCCCACCTAAATTTAAAAGGCAGCAGCATTACGACCAATCCTACCCCCTCCATTATTCAGGTCAAGCAATACTTAGCCGATTTAATTAAAGAAGAAGAGCAAACATCCCTAACCCCCAATAAAATTGTTCAGGCCGTGGCCGAATTTTACGGGATTCGCACTGAGGATATTTTAGGAAAAGCACAAAGCCGAGATTGTGCCCTGCCGCGTCAAATCGCCATGTACTTATGCCGCAATCAATTAAAAATCCCTTACATGAAAATTGGGGATCTTTTCGCCCGCGATCACTCCACCGTGATGTCTAGTGTCAAATTGATTCATAAAGGAATTGAACAGGATAAAACCGATTTATCGGGATCCGTTTCGGCCATTCTTAAAAAACTTAAAGCTTAA
- the yidC gene encoding membrane protein insertase YidC: MDKRTLLLVFSFTLILLFINQYFQQQNDESVRIWHQQQTAKKQEKVANLEALLQKHQNSTSELPVVSLFQQEGGKEFLSHGLLFEPFILALSWNKEAAPAEIYASPSPTDSPKKFHLTFQQKGEEGLLVYQEAAEQPLPIPRFPEFGTYDLQLVTPLATQSPSYLTQLGNYTDGHFSLPQEELTKLKKQLDEHYTPPPTLMNTAIVLFKREGQAYPVAIYRKNSPALTYLSEMPDLSTQMIAPQSSAQQAAQEELFYVLETPYQQLVFSNYGGALAEINLPVQSKQNPKSVVKEIEFDREMVAHHPNNAYFPAHPYFTPAEGKDSQNFQYHTQGQLGGYYPLLRRDLFPSGNQKIVRISPVHYAFNLISEYPEISHLVYTVKHFDHNSITFEANQGFRRITKTYTLEENEKNAPYCFNATIKIEGDSRGLWVTSGVPEVEIISGSPAPALKYRITRKGKSEVVSISPPSDATTVTSIFPDWICNSNGFLGTILDPLTEIDPGLRVDHVSGIEVPSRLTVLGQQTDRFKAQDLPGYMTLLPLKSSGGTATFRMFAGPFASKVLKTVDTTFSNPETGYNPDYIACQSFHGWFSFISEPFAKFLFILMQFFYAVTGSWAFSIVLLTVALRIMLYPLNAWSTKSMLRLQQIAPEVKAIQERYKKDPKKAQLEVMNLYKERGVNPVSGCLPLLIQMPFLIGMFDLLKSTFELRGASFIPGWIDNLTAPDVLFSWATPIPLIGNQFHLLPILLGAVMWMQQRFMSSAPKDANQMTEQERQQRVMGNMMAVVFTVMFYQFPSGLNIYWLSSMLLGMLQQGWTSRKMKKETAKILAAPLPPKVKKETKK, encoded by the coding sequence ATGGATAAACGCACACTCCTTCTAGTTTTTTCATTTACACTGATTCTTTTGTTTATTAACCAGTATTTTCAGCAGCAAAACGATGAGTCTGTTCGAATCTGGCATCAGCAGCAAACAGCCAAAAAGCAAGAAAAAGTCGCTAATTTAGAGGCATTGCTTCAAAAACATCAAAATTCAACAAGTGAATTACCTGTTGTTTCGTTATTTCAGCAAGAGGGCGGAAAAGAGTTCTTAAGCCACGGTTTGCTATTTGAGCCCTTTATTTTAGCCTTATCTTGGAATAAGGAAGCTGCTCCTGCTGAAATTTATGCCAGCCCTTCCCCCACCGATTCTCCGAAAAAATTTCATCTAACTTTTCAGCAAAAAGGGGAAGAAGGTCTTCTTGTCTACCAAGAAGCTGCGGAGCAACCTTTGCCTATTCCTCGTTTTCCAGAGTTTGGAACTTATGATTTACAGCTGGTCACCCCTCTAGCCACTCAGAGTCCTTCTTATCTTACGCAATTGGGTAATTACACAGATGGGCATTTTTCTTTACCACAAGAAGAGCTCACCAAGTTGAAAAAGCAGTTGGATGAACACTATACTCCTCCTCCAACGCTCATGAACACAGCGATTGTCCTATTCAAAAGAGAGGGGCAAGCCTACCCTGTTGCCATTTACCGTAAAAATAGCCCAGCTCTTACTTACCTCAGTGAAATGCCGGATTTGTCTACACAAATGATTGCTCCTCAATCTTCAGCCCAACAAGCGGCTCAAGAAGAGTTATTCTATGTCTTAGAAACCCCTTACCAGCAATTGGTTTTCTCCAATTATGGAGGGGCTTTAGCCGAAATCAACCTTCCTGTGCAAAGCAAGCAAAATCCAAAAAGCGTGGTTAAAGAAATCGAATTTGACCGTGAAATGGTAGCTCATCATCCAAACAATGCCTACTTTCCTGCCCACCCTTACTTTACACCGGCAGAAGGGAAGGACTCCCAAAACTTTCAGTATCACACACAGGGGCAATTAGGAGGCTATTACCCTTTGCTGAGAAGAGATTTATTCCCTTCTGGAAATCAAAAAATTGTCCGAATTTCTCCTGTTCACTATGCGTTTAATTTAATCTCGGAATATCCCGAAATTTCCCATCTTGTTTACACCGTTAAGCACTTTGATCACAATAGCATTACCTTCGAAGCAAACCAAGGTTTCCGCCGCATTACAAAAACTTATACGCTTGAAGAAAACGAGAAAAACGCTCCTTATTGCTTCAATGCCACTATTAAGATTGAAGGGGATAGCCGAGGATTATGGGTAACTTCTGGTGTTCCTGAAGTAGAAATTATTTCTGGCTCTCCGGCTCCAGCTTTGAAATATCGGATTACCCGCAAAGGGAAATCAGAAGTTGTATCCATCTCGCCCCCAAGTGATGCTACGACTGTCACTTCCATCTTTCCCGATTGGATTTGTAATTCTAATGGCTTCTTAGGGACAATTTTAGATCCTTTAACAGAAATTGACCCTGGATTGCGTGTCGATCATGTTTCTGGAATCGAAGTTCCTTCTCGCTTAACTGTCCTTGGACAGCAGACAGACCGATTTAAAGCGCAAGATCTTCCCGGATACATGACCTTGCTTCCCCTGAAAAGTAGTGGCGGAACGGCGACATTCCGTATGTTTGCAGGCCCATTCGCCAGCAAAGTGCTGAAAACAGTCGATACCACATTTTCCAATCCTGAAACAGGCTATAATCCCGACTACATCGCTTGCCAAAGCTTTCATGGATGGTTTTCGTTTATCTCGGAGCCATTTGCGAAGTTTTTATTTATTCTGATGCAATTTTTCTATGCCGTGACAGGATCGTGGGCCTTTTCCATTGTCTTGCTAACGGTGGCGTTGCGTATTATGCTTTACCCCTTAAATGCATGGTCGACAAAATCCATGCTACGCCTGCAGCAAATCGCACCTGAAGTCAAAGCCATTCAAGAGCGCTACAAAAAAGACCCTAAAAAAGCTCAGCTGGAAGTGATGAATCTTTATAAAGAGCGGGGTGTCAATCCTGTGTCTGGATGCCTTCCTCTCTTGATTCAAATGCCCTTTTTGATCGGGATGTTTGACCTGCTTAAGTCCACCTTTGAGTTAAGAGGCGCCTCCTTTATTCCAGGCTGGATTGATAACTTAACAGCTCCCGATGTACTCTTTAGCTGGGCAACGCCTATCCCCTTGATTGGAAATCAGTTTCACTTGCTTCCTATCCTTCTCGGCGCGGTTATGTGGATGCAACAAAGATTCATGTCGTCTGCACCAAAAGACGCTAATCAAATGACCGAGCAGGAAAGGCAGCAAAGGGTAATGGGAAATATGATGGCTGTCGTATTTACAGTCATGTTTTATCAATTTCCGTCGGGATTAAATATTTACTGGTTGTCTTCCATGCTGTTGGGAATGCTTCAACAAGGGTGGACCAGTCGAAAAATGAAAAAAGAAACGGCTAAAATTTTGGCTGCTCCCCTGCCCCCAAAGGTAAAAAAAGAAACTAAAAAATAA